The Pseudobacteriovorax antillogorgiicola nucleotide sequence GACCCTAGAGATGATGTGGAGAGAGGGTCTAGATATTAGAAAACTTCTTTATAATGACCACACTTACATTAATGATCGACTTGGCAAGATCTACGGCATTGAGATAGTTGGTAACGAATTTAGAAGAGTTGAAATAACCAACTTGCCTAACAGAACCGGGCTGCTAACTTCTGTTGCCTTTTCTTCTCTGCTTAGTAAGTCAATCTACTCGTCACCTACTTCGAGGGGGATGTATGTTATAAAAAAATTGTTCTGTGAAGATGTTCCTCCACCACCACCGGGCCTTGGTGCATTTCTACCAGATACTATTGATCAGCCAGTTAGCCGGAAAGAGAAAATGTATAGTCATGCGTCATCGGAGAGTTGCTCTGGCTGTCATATCCTGATGGATCCAATTGGACTTGGTTTAGAGAATTTTAATGCGATTGGTGAATTTCGATCTGACTACACTAGGTTCAACCACATACTTCCTCTTGGCAACCGTCCAATAGACATAAGTTCACAACTGAGGAGCAATGGTGAGATAGTAGAATTTAGTACCGTTACTGAGTTATCGCAAATCATAAGCGATGATGAACGGTTTACTCAATGCTTGTCTCAGCGACTCGCATCCTATGCATACTCTAAAATGTCCCACAATATGTCTATAGAAATCATCGACTACCTAAATCAGTATTTGATCGCAAAAAAAGGCGATATGAAACAGCTGTTTTTAGAAATCGCAAAGATAGGGTCACCAAAGTTGGTTGGAGAAGATTTATGATAACACGACGCAAAGCGATCAAATTTGTAGGCAAAGGTTTTATCAGTCTCCCACTTCTTAGTACATTTGCAAGACTGAGCAAGGCGCAAGATACGAGTCAAAATAATTTTAACTTCATAACCTTTAGCTTCCCTAATGGTTGCATAGATACAGCTTGGAACTACGAAGCCGCACTTTCGCCTTTAGCAAATGTACAAGACAAGATTGTTGTTTATAATAGAATTCAGAATGAAGTTGGTGAACGACAAGGAGGCGATGGTCATCAGCAAGGAGGCGTAAATCTATTTACCGGAAAAAAGCTAGCAAATGACAACCAGTCAAGCGGCTATTCTTTAGATCAATTCATTGCATCTAAAGCATTTCCAGATTCCCCTATTTCGTCCCTTGTCCAGGGCGTCTACAGGGGCTGGGCTGGTGGATCATTCAGACCAACTTCTTGGAGCCGACGCAGTTGGTTAGCGAATGGCTATCCTGTGACCCCGTTCATTAACCCGTTGGACTCATTTAATAGTATCTTTGGCATCCCAGAAGATCAATCCGACCTTTTCTTAAAGACTCGAACAAGTATCCTCGATGCGTTACTTGAGCAATATAAAAGTCTTACAGGAGAGGCTTCAAAACTGGGTTCAGAATCAAAGCTATACCTATCAAGGCTAGCAGATCAAGTAAGAACGGTGGAACGAGAGATTCAAGTTTTTTCTCAGCAAAAGATTATTGACGCTAAAACCAATTTATCACCTCCAGAGCCGGCTTCCTTGGTGAATGGAATGCTTGAGTATGATCAGTTCGATACGGTCTTTAAGCAGCAAATAGACTTAATCACTTTGGCATTCCAAAATAACATTTGCCACTGTGCTAGCCTTATGTTTGGCTCTTCAGGTGAAGAGTTTAAGCACCCTGGGATGAAGATCACTGATCATATGTCGTCTCACTTTTCAAATCGGGACGAGTACACCGACTACTTAGCTTACAGGAGGTATCACATGACGAATCTTAGGTACCTTATTGAGCAACTTAACACGAGTACAGATAGCGAAGGAGCACCCCTTCTTAACAAGACAATTATCATGGTGGGCAGTGAGTTTGGAGATGGTCGGAGCCACACTTTCTCATCTCAGCCACATCTAATTGCAACGGGAGATAAAAGGTTTCCTATTGGTACCACAATCGAAGAAAAACTTAAGTCTCACGACCTATACGAAGGTACGATTGCAAAGCTAGGCATTGATATCAAGGGGTTTCTATGATCTATTTTACAAATAAAAGTAGATTACTGGTAGTTTGTATTGGAATCTTACTTCTTGCCATCCAAGCCTGCAAGATAACTCAATACGAGCATAAACGGCTCGATAACGATTTCACAGCGGGAAAA carries:
- a CDS encoding DUF1552 domain-containing protein, whose product is MITRRKAIKFVGKGFISLPLLSTFARLSKAQDTSQNNFNFITFSFPNGCIDTAWNYEAALSPLANVQDKIVVYNRIQNEVGERQGGDGHQQGGVNLFTGKKLANDNQSSGYSLDQFIASKAFPDSPISSLVQGVYRGWAGGSFRPTSWSRRSWLANGYPVTPFINPLDSFNSIFGIPEDQSDLFLKTRTSILDALLEQYKSLTGEASKLGSESKLYLSRLADQVRTVEREIQVFSQQKIIDAKTNLSPPEPASLVNGMLEYDQFDTVFKQQIDLITLAFQNNICHCASLMFGSSGEEFKHPGMKITDHMSSHFSNRDEYTDYLAYRRYHMTNLRYLIEQLNTSTDSEGAPLLNKTIIMVGSEFGDGRSHTFSSQPHLIATGDKRFPIGTTIEEKLKSHDLYEGTIAKLGIDIKGFL